One Anthonomus grandis grandis chromosome 12, icAntGran1.3, whole genome shotgun sequence DNA window includes the following coding sequences:
- the LOC126743277 gene encoding nucleolin-like, which produces MVKAEIKTPNKRKSIANEASAKKVKAENGKPITPKKQGGSPQKPNKNKQIKTENNSDVKDVKPFAGTKQLNKQQQPNKKPENDKANNKSAAESKRKRRSQFSKLTGLVKEKQGSKDPELLKSIQDKISAINTRGELTKTAKKKLGILMKLKTICEEGAEAAAAKSRAKVQAEKAAAGKNKVDKVAAKPQKAVQQKKKQPQAAKVAVQKKQPVKQEEEEDSDAEEEEESDEEGGEEVDSDDDAGEEDSGEEVEGEDDDDDDEEEDDDEEDDDESEEEAPAPKKTKKQQPEQKPREENKNPTIEDLKNKDLVKKGQKRFVLFVGNIAYDTTKQELAEHFQKAGGIVHIRIPTDQKTNKPRGFAYLELKDEVSYEKCLSMHHSQLKSRRINVLYTQGGKKKGDQQKKDIKAKNMKLHALRRQGKLAGSVKETHKRTFRRNKGKLNKQQSEQD; this is translated from the exons ATGGTCAAAGCAGAGATTAAAACTCCCAATAAGCGCAAGAGCATTGCTAACGAGGCCTCCGCGAAAAAAGTGAAGGCAGAAAATGGCAAACCGATCACACCTAAAAAACAAGGCGGCTCCCCCCAAAAACccaacaaaaacaaacaaattaaaacagaaaacaatTCAGATGTAAAAGATGTTAAACCGTTTGCCGGCACCAAACAGctcaacaaacaacaacaaccAAACAAGAAACCTGAAAATGACAAGGCAAACAACAAATCGGCGGCAGAATCAAAAAGAAAGAGGCGATCCCAGTTCTCAAAGTTAACCGGTCTAGTCAAAGAGAAACAAGGCAGCAAAGATCCCGAACTATTAAAATCCATTCAGGACAAAATCTCAGCGATTAATACGAGAGGAGAACTGACCAAAACCGCCAAGAAGAAGTTGGGAATTCTCATGAAATTGAAAACTATTTGTGAGGAGGGAGCTGAAGCCGCGGCAGCCAAAAGCAGGGCTAAGGTTCAGGCTGAAAAGGCTGCGGCTGGTAAAAATAAGGTTGACAAGGTAGCGGCTAAGCCCCAAAAGGCTGTACAACAAAAGAAGAAACAACCACAGGCAGCCAAAGTGGCCGTACAGAAGAAACAACCAGTGAAACAAGAGGAAGAAGAGGATTCTGATGCTGAAGAAGAGGAGGAATCAGATGAGGAAGGAGGAGAGGAAGTTGATTCTGATGATGATGCAG GAGAAGAAGACAGTGGTGAAGAGGTAGAGGGtgaagatgatgatgatgatgatgaggaAGAAGATGACGATGAAGAAGATGATGACGAATCAGAAGAAGAAGCACCAGCGCCCAAG AAAACGAAGAAACAACAGCCGGAGCAAAAACCACGTGAGGAAAATAAAAACCCGACCATTGAGGACCTGAAAAACAAAGATCTTGTGAAAAAGGGCCAGAAAAGATTCGTGCTGTTCGTGGGTAACATCGCGTACGATACAACCAAACAAGAACTAGCGGAACATTTCCAAAAAGCGGGTGGAATCGTGCATATTCGAATCCCCACCGACCAAAAAACCAATAAACCCAGGGGGTTCGCTTATTTGGAGTTGAAAGACGAGGTTTCTTACGAG aaatgcctTTCAATGCACCACTCTCAGCTGAAGAGTAGACGCATCAACGTGCTTTACACGCAGGGCGGAAAAAAGAAGGGGGACCAACAGAAAAAAGACATCAAAGCGAAAAACATGAAACTGCACGCGTTAAGGCGACAAGGAAAATTAGCGGGAAGCGTCAAAGAAACACATAAAAGAACTTTCAGGCGAAATAAAGGAAAACTTAATAAGCAACAGAGTGAACAAGACTga
- the LOC126742928 gene encoding uncharacterized protein LOC126742928 isoform X1, translating to MMPILISRLCQTPQLALRSNSLTVCLSKIGAKSRIINNVEAQFSRQYHQSYCGEYNRFSTMPTLAKESTVLKYTKVTPDAHPPCKGSDKAAGFDLRSAIDAVVPARGKALIDTGLMIELPEGCYGRVAPRSGLAVKNFIDVGAGVIDEDYRGILKVVLFNHSDADFQVNKGDRIAQLICEKIYYPELQEAKELTTTARGEGGFGSTGTN from the exons ATGATGCCCATTTTAATTTCGCGGCTTTGCCAAACGCCACAATTGGCTCTCCGTTCAAACTCTTTGACGGTTTGCTTGTCAAAAATAGGCGCTAAAAGCCGTATTATAAACAACGTGGAGGCTCAATTCTCCCGCCAGTATCATCAGAGTTATTGCGGCGAGTACAATCGATTCAGCACCATGCCTACACTAGCCAAAGAGTCTACGGTCCTCAAATATACCAAAGTGACCCCCGATGCCCATCCGCCCTGCAAGGGCTCCGATAAAGCGGCCGGTTTCGATCTCAGAAGTGCCATCGATGCCGTTGTACCGGCTAGGGGCAAAGCCCTAATCGATACCGGACTTATGATCGAGCTTCCTGAGGGTTGCTATGGACGAGTGGCGCCCAGATCTGGATTAGCTGTGAAAAATTTCATTGATGTTGGTG CTGGTGTCATAGATGAAGATTACAGGGGCATATTGAAAGTAGTACTCTTTAACCACTCAGATGCGGATTTTCAAGTAAACAAGGGGGACCGTATTGCCCAACTTATATGTGAAAAGATATACTACCCTGAATTACAGGAAGCAAAG GAGCTGACAACCACAGCCAGGGGTGAAGGAGGTTTTGGATCCACAGGAACCAATTAG
- the LOC126742928 gene encoding deoxyuridine 5'-triphosphate nucleotidohydrolase-like isoform X2 yields MMPILISRLCQTPQLALRSNSLTVCLSKIGAKSRIINNVEAQFSRQYHQSYCGEYNRFSTMPTLAKESTVLKYTKVTPDAHPPCKGSDKAAGFDLRSAIDAVVPARGKALIDTGLMIELPEGCYGRVAPRSGLAVKNFIDVGGLADFIEARQLLEEAFFDRQVPHCSVLRERGSF; encoded by the exons ATGATGCCCATTTTAATTTCGCGGCTTTGCCAAACGCCACAATTGGCTCTCCGTTCAAACTCTTTGACGGTTTGCTTGTCAAAAATAGGCGCTAAAAGCCGTATTATAAACAACGTGGAGGCTCAATTCTCCCGCCAGTATCATCAGAGTTATTGCGGCGAGTACAATCGATTCAGCACCATGCCTACACTAGCCAAAGAGTCTACGGTCCTCAAATATACCAAAGTGACCCCCGATGCCCATCCGCCCTGCAAGGGCTCCGATAAAGCGGCCGGTTTCGATCTCAGAAGTGCCATCGATGCCGTTGTACCGGCTAGGGGCAAAGCCCTAATCGATACCGGACTTATGATCGAGCTTCCTGAGGGTTGCTATGGACGAGTGGCGCCCAGATCTGGATTAGCTGTGAAAAATTTCATTGATGTTGGTG GACTTGCTGATTTTATCGAAGCAAGACAGTTGTTAGAGGAGGCATTTTTTGATCGACAAGTGCCACATTGTTCGGTTTTAAGAGAAAGAG gatCTTTTTAG
- the LOC126743115 gene encoding uncharacterized protein LOC126743115, translated as MSSDENVSEGEGNLDNIDENNDILEIGEDLGTEEPGEQTEEVQRDETADGGAEEGDKNIVKPKRVIRNPRPKLNEDTLKGPRGLTALPKYFERVKFKGKGHEKEDLNNIMKTYEYWCHRLFPKYPFDTCIEKIENLGKKKAVQTHIKRIRFDLFVEDKPIVDSSDEEANVDGFVDITNEQINQQNQVFDQMLPAQIVPLELTEEQKERIRLNKEKAEKLRAERLRKATEKAEERLEVSSQLPGTSGMNLSDDDEEGDIESVTDGISQRGTPDFDLESNIKGKARIGGSTVKKKGAARQENKENIENESLMDAEEVPNEDLNGITPLQKKDRRINRFADSDEEDSIHAPSIENGASLDVEESTYRTSFSKKNRKNVIADSDEEDMVQGSNISSDSTQNENSQKNLKRISRVVDNEEENSIQGLNAESSQDGEDTTTFQKKSGKIMDSDVENEVSNIKESSNDSNPVKMVKKKSHMMVDSDDDDDETLKQGGDQSSALRKNSKFILSDEESNSNEDLEQNGMDMQSDAPKSNN; from the exons ATGTCGTCAGATGAAAATGTCAGTGAAGGGGAGGGAAATTTGGATAATATAGATGAGAATAATGACATTTTGGAGATTGGTGAGGACCTTGGAACTGAGGAACCAGGAGAACAAACTGAGGAGGTTCAAAGGGATGAAACTGCAGACGGAGGGGCAGAGGAGGGAGATAAAAACATTGTTAAGCCTAAGAGAGTTATTAGAAATCCAAGGCCTAAATTAAATGAAGACACACTCAAAG GCCCTCGGGGTTTAACAGCTCTCCCAAAGTACTTTGAAAGGGTCAAATTTAAAGGAAAGGGACATGAAAAAGAAGATTTGAATAACATAATGAAAACTTATGAGTACTGGTGTCACAGGCTCTTCCCAAAATACCCTTTTGATACCTGCATAGAAAAGATAGAGAACTTAGGCAAGAAAAAGGCTGTACAG actCATATTAAAAGGATCCGTTTTGATCTGTTTGTGGAAGATAAACCGATCGTTGATTCCTCAGATGAAGAAGCCAATGTGGATGGTTTTGTTGATATCACCAATGAGCAAATTAATCAGCAAAATCAAGTATTTGATCAGATGTTGCCTGCCCAAATAGTGCCATTAGAACTGACAGAAGAACAAAAAGAGAGGATAAgattaaacaaagaaaaagctGAAAAACTAAGGGCAGAAAGGCTTAGAAAGGCAACAGAAAAAGCTGAGGAACGCTTAGAAGTTTCTAGTCAATTACCTGGAACTAGTGGGATGAATTTGAGTGATGATGATGAAGAGGGTGATATAGAGAGTGTTACAGATGGTATAAGCCAAAGAGGAACTCCTGATTTTGATTTGGAAAGTAACATAAAAGGTAAAGCGAGAATTGGAGGAAGTACTGTCAAGAAGAAAGGCGCTGCAAGGCAAGAAAATAAGGAGAATATTGAAAATGAATCTTTAATGGATGCAGAAGAGGTTCCAAATGAAGACTTAAATGGTATTACTCCCTTGCAGAAAAAAGACAGGAGAATAAACAGATTTGCTGATAGCGATGAAGAAGATAGTATTCATGCTCCTAGTATTGAGAATGGAGCTTCATTGGATGTAGAAGAATCAACTTATAGAAcctctttttcaaaaaaaaataggaaaaacgTAATTGCTGACAGTGATGAAGAAGATATGGTTCAAGGTTCAAATATTTCAAGTGATAGTACACAGAATGAAAATAGTCAGAAGAATCTGAAAAGAATTAGCAGGGTTGTTGAtaatgaagaagaaaatagtATTCAAGGATTAAATGCGGAAAGTTCACAGGATGGGGAAGATACAACAACTTTTCAGAAAAAATCAGGCAAAATTATGGATAGCGATGTAGAAAATGAAGTTTCAAACATTAAGGAGTCATCAAATGATAGCAATCCtgttaaaatggtgaaaaagaAGAGTCACATGATGGTTGAtagtgatgatgatgatgatgaaacTTTAAAGCAAGGGGGTGATCAAAGTTCtgctttaagaaaaaattccaaatttataCTGAGTGATGAAGAGAGTAATAGCAATGAGGATCTAGAGCAAAATGGAATGGATATGCAAAGTGATGCACcaaaatctaataattaa